The genome window TTTGATCTGACGTATATTCCTTAAACTTACTAGCTAAATCTTTCAATAAACGCCCTTCCCTTTTTGTAAAATGAGAGGGGTCAAAATCCACTTTGGGCTCAGGGACACACATTTCCCTTTTTTCTATCCTAGTAGTTATTGTTTTGACTTCTATTTTTTCTTCAAAATCCGATTCAGGAAAATCTATTTCAGTATTAAGCGAATCAGGTACAGGTCCTAACCGGTAAGCACTATAGTCTAAACCTGTTACACTCCTTCCAGTTTCTTTAAAATGTTCAAA of Nitrospina watsonii contains these proteins:
- a CDS encoding Panacea domain-containing protein, whose translation is MIITHQRDKLLNAIIYFCRNTEQCGKTKLFKLLYFLDFEHFKETGRSVTGLDYSAYRLGPVPDSLNTEIDFPESDFEEKIEVKTITTRIEKREMCVPEPKVDFDPSHFTKREGRLLKDLASKFKEYTSDQMVEETHIKDGPWHKVYEVQKKPKQKIPYEYVFDNDELPEDIKEKINDYKDMLRNYS